In one Candidatus Planktophila versatilis genomic region, the following are encoded:
- a CDS encoding cell division protein SepF: protein MSALNKMMGFLGLVDTEQEGAIAEVPSRPAAPRAQRERTGVTVLGSHSVSNSASQPAMMEEQAAHYNIVTLQPRSYSEARKVGEYYREGNPVIINLDDMEESERKRLVDFSSGLVFGLHGRIERISLKVFLLSPANVNVSNDDKTAAQASFFNQS, encoded by the coding sequence ATGTCAGCACTCAATAAAATGATGGGCTTCCTTGGCCTGGTCGATACCGAGCAAGAGGGCGCAATCGCAGAAGTTCCATCACGTCCTGCTGCCCCACGTGCGCAACGCGAACGCACAGGCGTCACAGTTCTTGGTTCACATAGCGTTTCCAATTCAGCAAGTCAGCCGGCAATGATGGAAGAGCAAGCTGCTCATTACAACATTGTCACTTTGCAGCCACGTTCATATTCAGAGGCTCGCAAAGTGGGCGAGTACTACCGTGAAGGTAATCCGGTCATCATCAATTTAGATGACATGGAAGAGAGTGAACGCAAGCGCCTTGTAGATTTCTCAAGTGGACTGGTCTTTGGACTTCATGGCCGCATTGAGCGAATTAGCCTCAAAGTTTTCTTGCTCTCACCTGCAAATGTAAATGTTAGCAACGACGATAAAACCGCTGCGCAAGCAAGCTTCTTCAACCAGAGCTGA
- a CDS encoding YggT family protein: MITSLLLQVIGLFKFALFARIIIDYVRMFKRDWRPSPFLSSIFEVIYSVTDPPMKFVQRFVPPLRVGGIALDLSFIVILIALSLLQRVILIVL, encoded by the coding sequence ATGATTACCTCATTACTGCTGCAAGTAATCGGTCTATTTAAGTTTGCCCTCTTTGCCCGAATCATCATCGATTACGTCAGAATGTTTAAGCGCGACTGGCGCCCATCACCATTTCTCTCATCAATATTTGAAGTGATTTATTCGGTTACCGATCCACCGATGAAGTTTGTCCAACGCTTCGTACCGCCACTGCGCGTGGGCGGAATAGCACTAGACCTTTCCTTTATCGTGATCTTGATTGCGCTCAGCTTGCTTCAGCGAGTAATTCTTATAGTTCTGTAA
- the ftsZ gene encoding cell division protein FtsZ, translated as MAAPQNYLAVIKVVGIGGGGVNAINRMIDVGLKGVEFIAINTDAQHLLMSDADVKLDIGRTSTKGLGAGAAPEKGRQAAIDHTEEIEEILRGADMVFVTAGEGGGTGTGGAPIVAKIARDLGALTIGVVTKPFSFEGKIRSRQADEGIELLREQVDTLIVIPNDRLLAISDRSITAVDAFKSADQVLLSGVQGITEIITQPGLINLDFADVKTVMTDAGSALMGIGSARGENRATRAAELAISSPLLEASIDGAMGVLLSVAGGSDLGLFEINEACELVQNAAHPEARIIFGTTIDDALGDEVRITVIAAGFAGGEPTKVQMPVINASTLGGVADPIPSNDPLSVALDLDSSSSRKRVTFEELIAEDEIDVPDFMK; from the coding sequence GTGGCTGCACCACAGAATTACTTAGCTGTCATCAAAGTTGTCGGTATCGGTGGCGGTGGAGTAAATGCAATTAACCGAATGATTGATGTCGGTTTAAAAGGCGTTGAGTTCATTGCAATTAATACAGATGCACAACATTTATTAATGAGTGATGCCGATGTGAAATTAGATATCGGTCGCACATCAACAAAAGGTTTGGGAGCAGGAGCTGCTCCAGAAAAAGGTCGTCAAGCAGCAATCGATCACACTGAAGAGATTGAAGAAATTCTTCGCGGCGCCGATATGGTTTTTGTTACGGCCGGTGAAGGTGGTGGCACCGGAACTGGTGGCGCACCCATCGTTGCAAAGATTGCGCGCGATCTCGGAGCACTCACCATTGGTGTTGTCACAAAACCGTTTTCATTCGAAGGAAAGATTCGTTCCCGTCAAGCAGATGAAGGAATCGAACTACTCCGTGAACAAGTAGATACTCTTATTGTTATTCCAAATGATCGACTCCTTGCCATCTCTGATCGTTCCATTACAGCAGTGGATGCATTTAAGAGTGCTGATCAAGTTCTGCTCTCTGGCGTTCAAGGAATTACAGAAATCATCACACAGCCAGGTCTGATTAACCTCGACTTTGCAGATGTGAAGACAGTGATGACTGATGCTGGATCTGCATTAATGGGAATTGGTTCTGCCCGCGGTGAAAACCGAGCAACCAGAGCTGCTGAGTTAGCAATCTCAAGTCCACTTCTTGAAGCTTCAATTGATGGAGCGATGGGAGTTCTCCTCTCTGTTGCAGGCGGCTCTGATCTCGGTCTCTTTGAAATTAATGAAGCGTGTGAATTGGTTCAAAACGCGGCACATCCAGAGGCACGCATTATCTTCGGAACCACAATTGATGACGCACTTGGTGATGAAGTTCGCATTACTGTTATTGCAGCTGGTTTTGCAGGCGGGGAACCAACAAAGGTTCAGATGCCGGTTATTAACGCATCGACTTTAGGCGGAGTAGCTGATCCCATTCCTTCTAATGATCCGCTCTCTGTCGCACTTGATCTCGACTCATCTAGTTCACGCAAGCGCGTGACCTTTGAAGAACTGATTGCTGAAGATGAGATAGATGTACCAGATTTTATGAAGTAG
- the pgeF gene encoding peptidoglycan editing factor PgeF, with protein sequence MNYRFTNRTGGASTGAFASANLGFHVGDDPDHVAANRARFSKEFGPVAFMTQVHGDRVAVVEDVSDVDPTADALVTGIPGITLAVQVADCIPLLLISSQSVAAVHVGRKGLVNGVTLRALEVMRDMGARDIRAVIGPAICGVCYEVSEEIFTEVTAQHPAAASRSARGNHALDLPAALVKVLQGQKIAVEIAGGCTVESSELFSYRRDGVTGRQAGLVWL encoded by the coding sequence ATGAATTACCGCTTTACCAATCGCACCGGAGGCGCAAGCACCGGTGCTTTTGCATCTGCAAATCTTGGTTTCCATGTGGGAGATGACCCTGATCATGTCGCTGCCAATCGCGCGCGGTTTTCTAAAGAGTTTGGCCCAGTAGCGTTCATGACACAAGTCCACGGTGATCGAGTAGCAGTTGTGGAAGATGTCAGCGATGTGGATCCCACAGCCGATGCCTTGGTAACTGGAATCCCGGGCATAACGCTGGCAGTGCAAGTAGCAGATTGCATTCCACTCTTGCTCATCTCTTCGCAATCAGTTGCTGCAGTTCATGTTGGAAGAAAGGGACTCGTGAATGGAGTAACACTGCGCGCACTAGAAGTGATGCGAGACATGGGAGCGCGTGATATCCGAGCAGTAATAGGACCTGCAATCTGTGGTGTGTGTTATGAAGTCTCAGAAGAAATCTTCACCGAAGTTACGGCACAGCACCCTGCTGCTGCATCAAGAAGTGCACGCGGCAACCACGCTCTTGATTTACCGGCTGCCCTTGTCAAAGTACTTCAGGGCCAGAAGATCGCAGTTGAAATTGCGGGTGGGTGCACCGTAGAAAGTAGTGAACTTTTTTCATACCGTCGAGATGGAGTGACGGGACGACAGGCTGGGTTGGTCTGGCTATGA
- a CDS encoding YggS family pyridoxal phosphate-dependent enzyme — MNRRDEIAANLAELQGKITRPDITLIAVTKTYPVSDVQILHELGVRNFGENRNEEGLEKAAQVEGRWHFQGEIQSRKLRDIARWADVIHSLDDASHATKLNSVTEKEIDVFLQLSLDGDPARGGVRASELAALGAHLHTLPNVNLVGLMCVLPLGVEARIGFTEVAKIHRDFQGEFPGAQSLSAGMSGDFEIAIDCGATHIRVGSQILGMRPPHG, encoded by the coding sequence ATGAACCGTCGCGATGAGATAGCTGCGAATTTGGCGGAGCTTCAGGGGAAAATTACCCGTCCTGATATCACGCTGATCGCTGTGACAAAGACTTATCCGGTAAGTGATGTGCAGATTTTGCATGAGTTAGGTGTGAGAAATTTTGGCGAGAATCGGAACGAAGAAGGGTTGGAAAAAGCTGCTCAAGTAGAGGGGCGATGGCATTTTCAGGGAGAGATTCAAAGCCGCAAGCTACGCGATATAGCACGGTGGGCAGATGTCATTCATTCACTCGATGATGCATCTCACGCCACGAAGCTAAATTCGGTGACTGAAAAAGAGATCGATGTTTTTCTGCAGCTTTCACTCGATGGCGACCCGGCACGAGGGGGAGTAAGGGCTTCAGAGCTTGCTGCCCTCGGCGCGCACCTACACACTTTGCCGAATGTGAATTTGGTCGGATTGATGTGTGTGCTGCCACTTGGCGTCGAAGCGCGGATTGGCTTCACTGAAGTTGCAAAAATCCATCGTGATTTTCAAGGTGAATTTCCTGGCGCACAATCGCTATCGGCTGGAATGTCGGGCGACTTTGAAATTGCCATTGATTGCGGTGCGACACATATACGCGTGGGTAGCCAAATCCTCGGGATGCGCCCGCCCCACGGGTAA
- a CDS encoding cell division protein FtsQ/DivIB encodes MPRVNRFSLIAAMLLLIFVGLIYLFAWSSVFTAKSIVISGAPTVESKKLVLMTSGVLVGQKIARIEPRSVAQRLSALTWIRDVQVSRNWISGDVGIAIEPRKPSAYFAGKTIDSTGTIFLLPGFKGADLPYVSASTQALGVDAIALFRSLPQTFRSRIISLSARNESNFSMRLAYQGRELAVKWGANEKNALKVQVFNALVKLPENKNLRRVDLSAAHAPIVK; translated from the coding sequence TTGCCTAGAGTTAATCGATTCTCACTTATCGCAGCGATGCTGCTGCTAATTTTTGTTGGTCTGATCTATCTCTTTGCATGGTCTTCGGTATTTACCGCCAAGAGCATTGTCATATCTGGGGCGCCAACAGTTGAATCAAAGAAATTAGTTCTTATGACATCCGGTGTTCTAGTTGGGCAAAAAATCGCACGCATCGAACCTCGTTCGGTTGCCCAACGCTTGAGTGCGCTGACTTGGATTCGTGATGTGCAAGTCTCACGTAATTGGATCAGTGGCGATGTGGGAATTGCAATTGAGCCTCGAAAACCCAGTGCATATTTTGCTGGAAAAACCATCGACTCCACTGGGACGATATTTCTGCTCCCCGGATTTAAGGGAGCAGATCTGCCCTATGTCTCTGCCTCTACGCAAGCCCTAGGAGTCGATGCCATCGCCCTCTTTCGCTCTCTTCCACAAACATTTCGAAGCAGGATAATTTCTCTGTCGGCACGTAATGAATCCAACTTCTCCATGCGCCTTGCTTATCAGGGCAGAGAGCTGGCGGTGAAGTGGGGCGCTAACGAGAAAAACGCCTTGAAAGTTCAAGTATTTAACGCCTTGGTAAAACTGCCTGAGAATAAGAATCTTCGCAGGGTAGATCTTTCGGCTGCACATGCACCTATTGTTAAATAG
- the murC gene encoding UDP-N-acetylmuramate--L-alanine ligase, giving the protein MHSLHGKKIHFIGIGGSGMSGLARIALSDGIAVSGSDSKDSTVLSALVALGATVYSQHAAENVVGADVVIYSTAISSTNPEMSYAVERSIPILTRAQALAQLMVGTKSIAVAGTHGKTTTSSMLTVALQACGSDPSFAIGGTLMASGANAHRGTGQYFVAEADESDGSFIEYKPLSAIVTNIEHDHVDFFHTPQEVTTAFANFAATISPGGFLVYCADDEGARELGGQSHPFTTVSYGEAEGADLRLDQISLLPMGSSARVIWHGRTVGTLELQVPGHHNVLNAAACIAMGLSLGEPIHQLLAGLHSFRGAGRRFELKATEHGIRIIDDYGHHPTEISVTLDAARRYAGDGRVLVIFQPHRYSRTQAFLNEFATSLDKADDVTLLEIYAASEKPIPGISAELIAEKMQHGHFIPNFALAAERMIELAKPGDVIITLGAGDVNSLAPIIAEGLNKRFA; this is encoded by the coding sequence GTGCACTCCCTACACGGTAAAAAGATTCACTTCATTGGAATTGGTGGTTCTGGAATGAGTGGGCTGGCACGCATCGCCCTCTCTGATGGAATTGCCGTCAGTGGCTCAGATTCCAAAGATTCCACTGTGCTCAGCGCCCTGGTTGCTTTGGGAGCCACTGTGTATTCACAGCATGCAGCCGAAAACGTTGTGGGAGCTGATGTGGTGATCTATTCAACGGCTATCTCATCTACTAATCCTGAGATGTCATATGCAGTGGAGCGATCCATCCCAATCCTTACCCGAGCGCAAGCACTGGCTCAACTCATGGTGGGCACAAAGAGCATTGCAGTTGCTGGCACGCACGGGAAAACCACGACCTCATCGATGTTGACCGTTGCCTTGCAGGCATGCGGAAGTGATCCATCATTTGCCATTGGTGGCACCCTGATGGCGTCCGGTGCCAATGCACATAGAGGAACAGGACAATATTTTGTTGCTGAAGCAGATGAATCTGATGGGTCGTTTATCGAATACAAACCACTGTCAGCAATTGTTACTAATATTGAACACGATCACGTTGACTTCTTTCACACCCCGCAAGAGGTAACAACTGCCTTCGCCAACTTTGCTGCCACCATTTCACCTGGCGGATTTCTTGTTTACTGCGCCGATGATGAAGGTGCTCGCGAGCTAGGTGGGCAATCACACCCATTCACTACCGTCTCTTACGGCGAAGCTGAAGGTGCTGACCTTCGCCTTGATCAGATTTCACTTCTGCCGATGGGATCCAGCGCTCGAGTTATTTGGCATGGTCGCACGGTGGGAACACTGGAGTTGCAGGTTCCGGGCCATCACAATGTGCTCAACGCAGCCGCATGTATTGCAATGGGGCTCAGTCTGGGCGAGCCCATCCACCAACTGCTAGCTGGCCTTCATAGTTTCCGTGGCGCTGGGCGCCGCTTTGAACTCAAAGCCACCGAACATGGAATTCGAATCATTGATGATTACGGCCACCATCCGACTGAAATATCTGTGACCCTAGATGCGGCGCGCAGATATGCAGGTGATGGACGTGTCTTAGTTATCTTTCAACCACATCGCTATTCACGCACCCAGGCTTTCTTGAATGAATTCGCAACCTCACTAGATAAGGCCGATGATGTCACGTTGCTAGAAATCTACGCCGCAAGTGAGAAACCAATCCCTGGAATTTCGGCAGAGCTGATTGCCGAGAAGATGCAACATGGACACTTCATCCCAAATTTTGCACTCGCTGCAGAGCGCATGATTGAGTTAGCCAAACCTGGAGATGTGATCATCACACTGGGTGCTGGAGATGTTAACTCGCTCGCCCCCATCATTGCCGAAGGGCTGAACAAGCGCTTTGCCTAG
- the ileS gene encoding isoleucine--tRNA ligase: MSSPFRAIGAQIDLPAMEHSILKFWRDNEIFEKSTASRAGEEPWTFYEGPPTANGMPGTHHIEARVFKDVFPRYQTMKGRYVTRKAGWDCHGLPVEIAVEKELGFAGKGDIEKYGIAPFNDKCRESVTRHVDAFTQMTERMGFWVDFDEAYWTMAPEYVESVWWSLKEIWKKGLLVQDHRVAPYCPRCGTGLSDHELSQGYETVVDPSVYVRFPITSGELAELKASLLVWTTTPWTLVSNTAIAVHPDVDYVVVKATVDDVSEVLVVAEPLLSVVAGEHEILKTIKGAQLERTTYTRPFTYVDIPDSHFVVLATYVTTQDGTGLVHQSPAFGADDLLVCRSYGLPVVNPIAPDGTFLPEVAVVGGMFFKDADKPLVKELKASGALYKHQPYEHEYPHCWRCHTALIYYAQPSWYIRTTSIKDELTRENAKTDWHPETIKTGRYGDWLNNNIDWALSRNRYWGTPLPIWRCENKHEVCVDSLKELGELAGQELSNLDPHRPFVDDISFACSECASVMNRVPEVIDCWYDSGAMPFAQWGYPHKPGSVEKFKAAYPADFICEAIDQTRGWFYTLMTIGTLVFDQSSYKSVLCLGHILDKDGRKMSKHVGNVLEPMSLMDQHGADAVRWYMLAAGSPWSARRVGHDAISDVVRKTLLTYWNTISFHALYAQASNFELSQSPALKDRSLMDRWIISELNALITEVDSAYNDFDSQAAGKVLARFIDDLSNWYVRRSRRRFWDGDVAALATLHECLVTLTQLLAPMVPFITEHAWQELVRVADTNVSDSVHLTDFPISNPKLIDRELNAHVAMTRRVVELGRSARAESGIKIRQPLQRALISAQGWAQLPADMKEQISDELNVIDLEDIADADGDLVDISVKANFKSLGAKYGKAVQDVAKLIGATDATALVKQLRSSGSAEVGQFALDLDDLVITEVPKSGWMVASHDGESVALDLALSPELIAAGHVREVIRLIQERRKSDGFDISDRIHVKWSAPAEMVATINSNIAHISDEVLALSMTEDSTIATIESELGVNVELSKA; encoded by the coding sequence ATGTCATCACCATTTCGCGCTATCGGCGCCCAGATTGATCTGCCCGCAATGGAGCACTCAATCCTGAAATTCTGGCGTGATAACGAAATCTTTGAAAAGAGCACCGCATCTCGCGCAGGTGAAGAACCATGGACGTTTTATGAAGGTCCACCGACAGCCAATGGAATGCCCGGAACTCACCACATTGAAGCTCGAGTATTTAAAGATGTATTTCCTCGTTATCAAACCATGAAAGGTAGATACGTCACCCGTAAAGCAGGCTGGGATTGTCATGGTCTGCCGGTAGAAATTGCAGTGGAGAAAGAACTTGGCTTTGCAGGAAAAGGCGATATTGAAAAGTACGGGATTGCACCGTTTAACGATAAGTGTCGTGAATCAGTAACCCGACATGTGGATGCATTTACGCAGATGACCGAGCGAATGGGTTTCTGGGTTGATTTCGATGAAGCATATTGGACGATGGCACCTGAATATGTTGAATCTGTCTGGTGGAGCCTGAAAGAAATTTGGAAGAAGGGGCTGCTGGTTCAAGACCATCGAGTCGCACCTTACTGCCCACGTTGTGGAACCGGGCTCTCTGATCATGAACTCTCGCAAGGATACGAGACTGTGGTTGATCCATCTGTTTATGTTCGCTTTCCCATCACATCGGGTGAACTTGCTGAGCTAAAAGCATCGCTACTTGTCTGGACAACTACGCCCTGGACGTTGGTATCAAATACCGCAATTGCCGTGCACCCAGATGTTGATTACGTTGTAGTCAAAGCAACTGTTGATGATGTCAGTGAAGTATTGGTAGTTGCCGAGCCATTGCTCTCGGTCGTTGCAGGTGAACACGAGATTCTCAAGACAATCAAGGGCGCCCAGCTTGAGCGCACCACATATACCCGTCCATTTACCTACGTTGATATTCCAGATTCTCACTTTGTTGTTCTAGCTACCTATGTCACAACCCAAGATGGCACAGGTCTGGTGCATCAATCCCCCGCATTTGGCGCCGATGACTTATTGGTCTGTCGTTCCTACGGATTGCCAGTAGTAAATCCGATTGCACCAGATGGAACTTTCTTACCTGAGGTTGCAGTAGTCGGTGGCATGTTCTTTAAAGATGCCGATAAACCACTGGTAAAAGAACTCAAAGCAAGTGGGGCGCTCTATAAGCACCAACCATATGAACATGAGTACCCACATTGCTGGCGCTGTCACACAGCGTTGATTTATTACGCACAACCTTCTTGGTATATCCGCACGACTTCCATTAAAGATGAATTGACTCGTGAAAATGCCAAGACAGATTGGCATCCAGAGACCATTAAAACTGGTCGCTATGGTGATTGGCTTAATAACAATATCGACTGGGCCCTTTCACGCAATCGCTATTGGGGAACTCCACTGCCCATTTGGCGTTGTGAAAATAAGCATGAAGTCTGCGTTGATTCCTTAAAAGAGTTAGGCGAGCTTGCCGGCCAAGAGTTGAGCAACTTAGATCCACACCGCCCCTTTGTAGATGACATTTCATTTGCCTGCAGTGAGTGCGCATCGGTCATGAACCGCGTTCCCGAGGTCATCGATTGTTGGTATGACTCAGGTGCGATGCCCTTTGCGCAGTGGGGGTATCCACATAAGCCCGGCTCGGTCGAGAAGTTCAAAGCTGCCTACCCAGCAGATTTTATCTGCGAGGCTATTGATCAAACTCGTGGCTGGTTCTACACCCTGATGACAATTGGAACGCTGGTCTTTGATCAAAGTTCATATAAGAGCGTTCTCTGTCTTGGCCATATTCTTGATAAAGATGGTCGCAAGATGAGTAAGCATGTTGGCAATGTGCTGGAGCCAATGTCACTAATGGATCAACATGGCGCAGATGCGGTGCGTTGGTACATGTTGGCAGCCGGTTCACCATGGTCTGCTCGTCGCGTGGGACACGATGCAATATCTGATGTTGTCAGAAAAACTCTGCTCACCTACTGGAACACAATCTCATTCCACGCCCTCTATGCCCAAGCATCTAATTTCGAACTGTCCCAGAGCCCGGCCCTAAAGGATCGTTCACTGATGGATCGTTGGATTATCAGTGAACTTAATGCTCTGATTACTGAGGTTGACTCTGCGTATAACGATTTTGATTCACAGGCCGCCGGTAAAGTGCTAGCGCGCTTTATCGATGATCTCTCTAACTGGTATGTGCGCAGATCTCGTCGACGTTTCTGGGATGGCGATGTGGCAGCACTTGCCACTCTGCATGAATGCTTGGTGACCTTAACGCAACTCTTGGCGCCGATGGTTCCCTTCATTACTGAACATGCCTGGCAGGAGCTAGTGCGCGTTGCCGATACCAATGTTTCAGATTCTGTCCACCTAACAGATTTCCCTATCTCTAATCCAAAACTTATCGACCGCGAACTCAACGCTCATGTGGCAATGACTCGTCGCGTTGTTGAACTAGGCCGCTCAGCGCGCGCTGAATCTGGAATCAAAATTCGTCAACCACTACAGCGCGCTTTGATCTCAGCTCAAGGCTGGGCCCAGTTGCCTGCCGATATGAAAGAGCAAATCTCTGATGAGCTCAATGTGATTGACCTGGAAGATATCGCCGATGCTGATGGGGATCTGGTGGATATCTCTGTGAAGGCGAACTTCAAATCATTGGGTGCTAAATATGGAAAGGCAGTTCAGGATGTCGCCAAACTTATTGGCGCAACCGATGCCACCGCACTTGTAAAGCAGTTGCGGAGTTCTGGATCTGCAGAAGTTGGTCAGTTCGCACTCGATCTAGATGACCTAGTCATTACTGAAGTACCAAAGAGCGGATGGATGGTTGCTAGCCATGATGGTGAAAGCGTTGCCCTCGACCTTGCACTGAGCCCCGAGCTGATTGCCGCCGGTCATGTGCGCGAAGTAATTCGACTCATTCAAGAGCGCAGAAAGAGTGATGGATTTGATATCTCTGACCGGATTCACGTTAAGTGGAGCGCACCTGCCGAAATGGTTGCAACAATTAATTCCAATATCGCACATATCTCAGATGAGGTTCTCGCACTGTCCATGACGGAGGATTCCACTATTGCAACTATTGAGAGTGAACTCGGTGTCAATGTCGAGCTGAGTAAAGCTTGA
- a CDS encoding signal peptidase II, which yields MRRIFLTAWTIWLFDFATKQWAISALEVEPKKILGSFLQLSLVKNPGAAFGFATSLTLLYSILAVVVVATIVYFARAISSRGWQLTAGLLLGGVMGNLADRAFREPAFFRGHVIDWIELPNWPVFNIADCAIVIAAAIAFVLSVRNVPPITPVR from the coding sequence GTGCGCCGGATATTTCTCACAGCGTGGACTATTTGGCTCTTTGACTTTGCCACAAAGCAATGGGCAATTTCTGCGCTAGAAGTTGAACCCAAGAAGATTCTAGGTTCATTTCTACAACTTTCACTGGTGAAAAATCCGGGCGCAGCATTTGGCTTTGCTACTAGCCTGACACTCCTGTACTCAATCTTGGCAGTTGTTGTAGTTGCAACAATTGTCTACTTCGCTCGCGCGATTTCATCTCGAGGGTGGCAGCTCACAGCAGGACTGCTACTGGGGGGAGTCATGGGAAATCTCGCAGATCGCGCCTTTCGTGAACCAGCCTTCTTTCGTGGACATGTCATTGATTGGATCGAACTACCGAATTGGCCGGTCTTTAACATTGCCGACTGCGCAATCGTGATTGCGGCAGCTATTGCATTCGTTTTAAGCGTCAGAAATGTTCCACCGATTACACCAGTAAGGTAG
- a CDS encoding TraR/DksA family transcriptional regulator codes for MPGKKIAKKATKKAVAKKAPAKKASKKAPAKKSAAKKAPAKKSAAKKSPAKKVVAKKAPAKKVAAKKAAAHKAPGRPFPSKIGKTTLTVDEKSQTVSVATVMAPTTAPVVEERRLVMPPPPRPEKSGKKVAPLKPIKAAPTPVLAAAGEAPWSAAELKIVKAEISKDLERLRIELARVEEEMNELISDSGEGAGDDQADSGTKTFEREHEMSLVSNARDMVLQTERALERIENKTYGLCEDCGAAIGKPRLQVFPRATLCMICKQKEERR; via the coding sequence GTGCCAGGTAAAAAAATAGCAAAGAAGGCGACCAAGAAGGCTGTCGCCAAGAAGGCTCCTGCGAAAAAAGCAAGCAAGAAAGCACCTGCCAAGAAGTCTGCTGCGAAGAAAGCACCGGCCAAGAAGTCTGCTGCGAAGAAATCACCTGCCAAGAAAGTTGTAGCGAAGAAGGCGCCGGCAAAGAAAGTAGCGGCAAAGAAGGCCGCTGCACATAAGGCACCTGGTCGCCCATTCCCATCGAAAATTGGTAAGACGACCCTGACGGTAGATGAGAAATCACAGACTGTTTCAGTTGCAACAGTGATGGCACCAACAACCGCACCGGTTGTTGAAGAACGTCGCTTAGTGATGCCACCACCACCACGCCCAGAAAAAAGTGGAAAGAAGGTTGCACCACTTAAGCCAATCAAGGCCGCACCTACGCCAGTACTTGCAGCTGCAGGTGAAGCGCCATGGAGCGCAGCCGAACTTAAGATCGTGAAGGCCGAGATTTCAAAAGATCTAGAGCGTTTGCGGATAGAACTTGCAAGAGTTGAAGAAGAGATGAATGAGCTGATTTCAGATTCTGGAGAAGGCGCTGGAGATGATCAAGCTGATTCAGGAACAAAGACTTTCGAGCGCGAACACGAGATGTCGCTAGTTAGCAATGCGCGTGACATGGTCTTACAGACCGAACGTGCACTAGAGCGAATTGAAAATAAGACTTATGGACTCTGTGAAGATTGTGGCGCCGCTATTGGTAAACCTCGCCTACAAGTTTTCCCCCGCGCAACTTTGTGCATGATCTGCAAGCAGAAGGAAGAGCGGCGCTAA
- a CDS encoding RluA family pseudouridine synthase, giving the protein MSRELRTLSVPEGVAGERIDSALTRVLGLSRTSVVKLLEDGDIKSDGRAMQKSDRVTAGQVIEVLLPAPLNQDPIPLTPLEGLTVVYNDDDIVVIDKPVGCAAHPSPGWMGPTVVGALMAAGYTISTSGPAERAGVVHRLDAGTSGLMIIAKTDAAYLKLKEMFRDHDVEKTYHALVQGHMDPSSGTIDAPIDRHPKEDHRFAVVATGKESITHYEVIEYYRSVSLVKVELETGRTHQIRVHFSALNHPLVGDTTYGADPVLGKKMKMSRPWLHALELRFNHPITGVALELVAPYPPDLQASLALLSEAVLP; this is encoded by the coding sequence ATGAGTAGAGAGTTAAGAACGCTGAGTGTGCCTGAAGGCGTAGCGGGCGAGCGAATTGATAGCGCCCTGACGCGAGTTCTTGGTCTTTCGCGCACATCAGTAGTGAAGTTACTCGAAGATGGTGATATCAAATCAGATGGACGAGCTATGCAAAAATCTGATCGAGTCACCGCTGGACAAGTCATTGAAGTTCTTCTGCCGGCACCGCTTAATCAAGATCCCATTCCACTGACTCCACTTGAGGGTCTTACCGTTGTGTATAACGATGATGACATCGTTGTCATAGATAAGCCGGTTGGCTGCGCAGCCCACCCCAGCCCAGGTTGGATGGGTCCCACAGTTGTTGGTGCACTGATGGCTGCCGGTTACACAATTTCGACATCGGGCCCCGCAGAGCGCGCAGGAGTAGTTCACCGTCTCGATGCTGGCACCTCTGGACTCATGATTATTGCCAAGACAGATGCAGCTTATTTAAAGTTAAAAGAGATGTTTCGCGATCATGATGTTGAAAAGACTTATCACGCACTTGTGCAAGGACATATGGATCCCTCATCTGGAACTATCGATGCCCCGATTGATAGACATCCAAAGGAAGATCATCGCTTTGCCGTTGTTGCAACCGGTAAAGAGAGCATCACGCACTATGAAGTTATTGAGTATTACCGCTCTGTTTCGCTAGTGAAGGTGGAGTTAGAGACTGGGCGCACACATCAAATTCGAGTTCACTTCTCGGCACTAAACCATCCACTTGTCGGTGACACTACTTATGGCGCAGATCCAGTGTTGGGTAAAAAAATGAAGATGTCTCGACCTTGGCTTCACGCTTTAGAGCTTCGCTTTAACCACCCGATTACAGGTGTGGCACTTGAGTTAGTTGCGCCATACCCACCCGACCTACAGGCTTCTTTGGCGTTGCTATCCGAGGCAGTTCTGCCTTAG